A genomic region of Alligator mississippiensis isolate rAllMis1 chromosome 6, rAllMis1, whole genome shotgun sequence contains the following coding sequences:
- the LOC132251130 gene encoding uncharacterized protein LOC132251130 gives MALISLYITLGYLSITQGGWEKNLYLQISHAVAQAGNKSDCWICSHSPAHLHQGIPMIGVPISLQQWGTINGGFVRHYSLAAHRSAPKEWRAAPANWIISPRVEAPFCYRSNNTGTYNKATPVGHYPHCLTTLDYSPSNTSGILLGNVPSLNCTGFMVYNFSKEPHVALIANRSEFYIHSNFTSCNISRSSRIAAERGPSYTMHINRKCRIGHNNCRDLSTLSAPGLYWLCGNRAHKILPWNWVGACALGRVIPGFEIHSAIYLEQIKNFNHHIKRAVNPLATRNTGFHRFVRTFIPWLKIRELKLAIINISATMEAMKNATVDAIQALQKEISQISQVTIQHRIALDYLLVSQGGVCALVNSTCCVYVNQDMQIKTDIRKIRNQLRVLHQVASKNTDWGLKKMWSWLTSWLPDFGALGKKILYGILFVLIVLIMFYVLMQLILCCVKASRGSFSKAKKPTTESRIMVLQKCEQIKKKHERLHDEIEGLMRMEI, from the coding sequence atggcactgatatccttatatatcacacttgggtatctcagtatcacccaaggggggtgggagaaaaatttgtatttgcagatctcccatgcggtggctcaagctggaaataaaagtgactgctggatatgctctcacagcccagcacacctacaccaaggaatcccaatgatcggagtaccaatatccctccagcaatggggaacaataaacggcggcttcgttagacactactcgttagctgcccatcggtccgctcctaaagaatggagggccgcccctgctaactggataatctccccaagagtagaggcgcctttctgttacagatccaacaacaccggaacttataataaagccacacctgtaggacactaccctcattgcctaactactctagattatagccctagtaacaccagtggaatcctgttgggtaacgtaccctctctcaattgtacaggattcatggtctacaacttttctaaggaacctcatgttgctctcattgcaaacagatcggaattttacattcactccaattttacttcttgtaatatatctcggtccagcaggatagcagctgaacgtggaccgtcctatacgatgcatatcaatcgaaagtgccggataggacacaacaactgtcgagatttgagtaccctttctgccccaggcctttactggctctgcggaaacagggctcataaaatcttgccctggaattgggtgggggcatgcgctcttggacgtgttatccctggtttcgaaatacatagtgcaatatatctggaacaaataaaaaatttcaaccatcacataaaaagggcggttaaccccttagctaccagaaacacagggttccatcgatttgtgagaaccttcataccgtggcttaaAATAAGAGAATtaaaactagccataattaacatttcagccacaatggaagctatgaaAAATGCCACtgtggatgcaattcaggctctgcaaaaagagatctcccagatctcacaagtaactatacaacaccgcatagccctagattacctattggtatcccagggaggagtatgtgccttagtaaactccacctgttgtgtctatgtcaatcaggacatgcaaatcaaaactgacattcgcaaaatccgaaatcagttaagggtcctacatcaagtggcctcaaaaaatactgactggggtctaaaaaaaatgtggtcttggctaacctcctggctcccagatttcggggcccttggcaaaaaaatcctgtatggaatattgtttgtcttgatagttctgataatgttctatgtcttaatgcaactgatcctctgctgcgtgaaagccagcaggggaagctttagcaaggcaaaaaaacccacaacagagtctagaataatggtgttacaaaagtgtgagcagattaaaaaaaaacatgaaaggctgcatgatgaaatagaggggctcatgagaatggaaatttaa